In one Candidatus Nitronereus thalassa genomic region, the following are encoded:
- a CDS encoding segregation/condensation protein A, whose amino-acid sequence MEQMEIPYEVKLDAFTGPLDLLLHLIRKHEIDIYDIPVSLITQQYLEYLQLMKELNLSFAGEFLVMAATLIQIKSRMLLPQEAETPMEEEEGEDPRSELVRRLVEYQQFKDVAGELSDREKFWRDMFQREPMDVPKIREVLMDDVSMFDLLGALQEVLTRTEAQVVVDITPDTLTVQDRINGIIERLEDNPTITFTSLFDNATTRLVVIVTFLALLELVRMKLVKIFQGDLFGAIRISRTFLAEVDGNKTDGPGESDGLDSLNHGGNNGNGYH is encoded by the coding sequence ATGGAACAAATGGAAATTCCGTATGAGGTCAAACTCGATGCCTTTACAGGTCCCCTCGATCTGTTGCTCCACCTCATTCGGAAACATGAAATCGATATTTATGATATTCCGGTTTCGCTGATCACCCAGCAATATTTGGAATATCTCCAGCTCATGAAAGAACTGAATCTATCCTTCGCTGGGGAATTTTTAGTCATGGCCGCGACCCTTATTCAAATTAAGTCAAGAATGTTGCTGCCCCAAGAGGCAGAAACCCCCATGGAAGAGGAAGAGGGAGAAGATCCGCGAAGCGAACTGGTGCGGCGGCTCGTTGAGTACCAGCAATTTAAAGATGTCGCGGGCGAGTTATCCGACCGGGAAAAATTCTGGCGAGACATGTTCCAACGCGAACCCATGGATGTACCCAAAATCCGCGAAGTGCTTATGGATGACGTCAGTATGTTCGACCTGTTGGGCGCGTTACAAGAAGTGTTAACTCGCACCGAAGCCCAAGTCGTGGTTGATATTACACCTGATACGTTGACGGTGCAGGATCGCATCAATGGGATTATCGAGCGGTTGGAAGACAATCCCACGATTACCTTTACCTCGTTATTTGATAATGCCACCACGCGATTGGTGGTCATTGTGACGTTCTTGGCTCTGCTGGAATTGGTGCGTATGAAATTGGTCAAAATCTTTCAGGGCGATTTGTTTGGCGCCATTCGCATCTCTCGGACCTTTTTGGCTGAGGTGGATGGGAATAAAACTGATGGACCAGGAGAATCCGATGGATTGGATTCACTGAATCATGGAGGGAATAATGGGAATGGATACCACTGA
- a CDS encoding peptidylprolyl isomerase, whose amino-acid sequence MSETIAFKKKNPKVVISTKFGDITIRFFTDVAPRHVENFLNLAKIGFYDGTTFHRVIPGFIIQGGDPLSKETDRSLHGQGGPGFSLNPEPSDQPHRRGTVSMAKMPRNEDRTRDVTDNGSQFFICVQDNSSLDRTYSAFGKVMKGMDVVDKIVAIPCDERDNPLEPVVMKIKEVAE is encoded by the coding sequence ATGAGCGAAACCATTGCCTTCAAGAAAAAAAATCCAAAAGTCGTCATCTCGACCAAGTTCGGAGACATCACCATCCGTTTTTTTACGGATGTGGCCCCGCGCCATGTCGAAAACTTTCTGAACCTTGCCAAAATCGGATTTTATGATGGCACGACCTTTCACCGTGTGATTCCTGGGTTCATCATTCAAGGGGGCGATCCCCTTAGCAAAGAAACCGACCGCAGCCTGCATGGCCAGGGCGGACCAGGATTTAGTTTGAACCCCGAGCCCAGCGATCAACCCCACCGGCGCGGCACGGTCTCCATGGCTAAGATGCCTCGAAATGAGGACCGGACACGAGACGTCACGGATAACGGTTCACAATTTTTCATTTGCGTGCAGGATAACAGCAGCCTTGACCGAACTTATTCGGCATTCGGTAAGGTCATGAAAGGCATGGATGTAGTGGACAAAATCGTAGCCATACCCTGCGATGAACGGGATAACCCCCTTGAGCCCGTCGTGATGAAGATCAAAGAGGTCGCAGAATAA
- a CDS encoding ABC transporter substrate-binding protein: MRLKRWLLLAPLLLTIFLLQSYFWVPTYENQATGNPKRLVTYIEGSSGDAKILNPILNADSSSSTIVGYVFEGLLDLDENLNLRGRLATDWTISEKAYLLVSPSNRFPDGTEVTGSELLTRIQAALNQKSFSGLARNIKSLEVLTPTIRTQMVSIQETGEDGKSKRGEVEVTFRVPERVAFSLREVDQDFFKKLVPVIGDRYLENFPYEQFIEVPDGTSPDARTQVFDQLPVFFPVAEHNPIIDFRLRKGVRFHDGHEFDAGDVKFTYESIMNPKNLSPRTSDFEPIKMVQVLNPQTVRVVYKRLFSPAINAWTMGVLPEHLLNQEAMNVEMERRNLSEAARKTFGMRASQFNRAPIGSGRFRFVEWQGDEFIHLTRNEDYWEGPAEYHDYYMRIIPDLLTQEMEFRAGAVDYYGAQPHQVARYKEDSTYQSFSSLGFGYTYIGYNNRRPLFADPVVRRALGMAINVEDFIKYLLYGEGEQITGPYPKNTQWYDHTIAPLPYDPEGAKKLLEEKGWRLNADGWLEKDGKIFEFNLITNSGNPIRKNVMTIAQNAWKKIGVKCNTQYFEWAVFLKDFVNAGAFDAVVLGWSMGIDPDLYQLWHSSQAGPQQLNFIGYKNRKADNLIVRIRQEYDVEVQRKLAHRLHRLIAKEQPYTFLYAPLGTRVLDKKIVLVHREKDGSERYEKIYPTASGEIGFYFHQWRKLEFTPDF; this comes from the coding sequence ATGCGCCTTAAACGCTGGCTCCTTCTTGCCCCACTTCTCTTAACGATTTTCCTGCTGCAATCCTATTTTTGGGTACCCACGTACGAAAATCAGGCGACTGGCAACCCCAAGCGTCTCGTGACCTACATTGAAGGGTCTTCCGGGGATGCTAAAATCCTCAATCCCATCTTAAACGCCGATTCGTCGAGTTCCACAATCGTCGGATACGTATTTGAGGGCCTACTGGATTTAGATGAAAATTTGAACTTGCGCGGTCGTTTGGCCACAGATTGGACGATCTCCGAAAAAGCTTATTTATTGGTCAGTCCCTCAAACCGATTCCCGGACGGTACCGAAGTCACGGGTAGTGAGTTATTGACACGCATTCAAGCCGCCCTCAATCAGAAATCCTTTTCCGGACTCGCCCGCAATATCAAATCCCTAGAAGTGCTAACGCCAACCATTCGAACTCAAATGGTATCCATTCAAGAAACCGGAGAAGATGGAAAATCCAAACGTGGGGAAGTTGAGGTGACATTCCGTGTTCCGGAACGTGTGGCTTTTTCCTTGCGAGAGGTGGATCAAGACTTTTTCAAGAAGCTGGTGCCAGTCATTGGGGATCGCTATTTGGAGAACTTTCCCTATGAGCAGTTTATCGAGGTTCCTGATGGGACATCTCCTGATGCGAGAACACAGGTCTTTGATCAGTTACCTGTCTTCTTTCCCGTGGCCGAGCACAATCCCATTATCGATTTTCGCTTGCGAAAAGGCGTCAGGTTTCATGATGGTCATGAGTTTGATGCGGGTGATGTGAAGTTTACCTATGAGTCCATCATGAACCCCAAAAACCTTTCACCTCGTACTTCGGATTTTGAACCCATAAAGATGGTGCAGGTGCTCAATCCCCAGACTGTACGCGTGGTGTATAAGCGACTTTTTTCTCCGGCGATTAATGCGTGGACTATGGGGGTCCTTCCGGAGCACTTGCTTAATCAAGAAGCGATGAATGTGGAAATGGAGCGACGAAACCTTTCCGAGGCTGCTCGAAAGACATTCGGAATGCGTGCCAGCCAATTTAACCGCGCCCCAATCGGTAGCGGGCGATTTCGATTCGTCGAATGGCAGGGTGATGAATTTATCCATCTGACGCGAAATGAAGATTATTGGGAAGGTCCTGCGGAATATCATGATTACTACATGAGAATTATTCCGGATCTCTTGACCCAGGAAATGGAATTCCGAGCCGGAGCGGTTGATTATTATGGCGCGCAACCGCATCAAGTCGCGCGGTACAAGGAAGACTCAACCTATCAATCATTTTCCAGTCTAGGATTTGGCTATACCTATATTGGCTATAACAATCGTCGTCCTTTGTTTGCCGATCCGGTCGTTCGCCGGGCCCTGGGTATGGCCATAAATGTTGAAGATTTTATCAAGTACCTCTTGTATGGCGAAGGCGAACAAATTACAGGTCCTTATCCCAAAAATACGCAGTGGTATGACCACACCATTGCTCCCTTGCCCTATGATCCCGAAGGTGCCAAGAAGTTGCTTGAAGAAAAGGGTTGGCGTCTCAATGCTGATGGGTGGTTGGAAAAGGATGGAAAAATTTTTGAGTTTAATCTCATTACCAACAGCGGTAATCCGATTCGAAAGAACGTGATGACCATTGCACAGAATGCCTGGAAAAAAATCGGCGTGAAGTGCAACACGCAATATTTTGAATGGGCCGTTTTTTTGAAAGATTTTGTGAATGCCGGGGCTTTCGATGCGGTCGTCTTGGGGTGGAGCATGGGCATCGATCCGGATTTGTATCAACTCTGGCACTCCAGTCAGGCTGGGCCCCAGCAACTCAATTTTATCGGATATAAGAACCGCAAGGCGGACAATCTCATTGTCCGCATTCGCCAAGAATATGACGTCGAGGTCCAACGTAAACTGGCACATCGCCTCCATCGACTTATTGCCAAGGAGCAACCGTACACGTTTCTCTATGCGCCATTAGGGACACGGGTGTTGGATAAGAAGATCGTATTGGTGCATAGAGAAAAAGATGGGTCTGAGCGATATGAAAAAATCTATCCCACGGCGAGCGGGGAAATTGGATTTTATTTTCATCAATGGCGAAAGCTTGAGTTCACTCCGGATTTTTAA
- a CDS encoding ABC transporter ATP-binding protein gives MNSPNHHLLDVSNLYTSFFSDKGEIQAVEDVNFVINPGQTLALVGESGCGKSVTALSIMQLLDYPGRVVSGKIVFKGRDLLPLPNSEMRKVRGNQIGMVFQEPMTSLNPVFTVGDQIGEVLEIHTTLSKQEVRKEVIRLLEKVHIPSPEKRIDQYPHEMSGGMKQRVMIAMALACKPDLLIADEPTTALDVTIQAQILELLKELQKEMGMAILLITHNLGVVAQFAQDIIVMYASRIVERASVEKLFANPSHPYTRALLRSLPKPGLRETRLESIPGTVPSPLVYPKGCHFSTRCPEVLDCCADEEPPLIEIEPGHESVCWLHQPERAGKPL, from the coding sequence GTGAACTCGCCGAACCATCATCTTCTTGATGTGTCCAACCTCTATACTTCCTTCTTTTCGGATAAGGGTGAAATTCAAGCGGTGGAGGATGTGAATTTTGTGATTAATCCTGGACAAACGTTGGCCTTGGTTGGTGAGTCGGGGTGCGGGAAATCTGTAACCGCCTTGTCCATCATGCAGTTGTTGGATTACCCGGGAAGAGTGGTTAGCGGAAAGATTGTGTTTAAAGGGCGGGACCTCTTGCCTTTGCCAAATAGTGAAATGCGCAAAGTTCGCGGCAACCAAATCGGCATGGTGTTTCAGGAACCTATGACGTCGTTGAATCCCGTATTCACCGTCGGCGATCAAATCGGAGAAGTGCTGGAAATTCATACCACGTTGTCGAAACAAGAAGTCAGGAAAGAGGTTATTCGGCTATTGGAAAAAGTGCATATTCCTTCCCCGGAAAAACGGATCGATCAATATCCGCATGAAATGTCCGGCGGCATGAAACAGCGGGTGATGATTGCCATGGCCTTAGCCTGCAAGCCTGATCTTCTGATTGCCGATGAGCCGACCACGGCGCTGGACGTGACAATTCAGGCGCAAATCTTGGAGCTGTTGAAAGAATTGCAAAAAGAAATGGGCATGGCGATTTTACTCATCACGCATAATTTGGGTGTGGTCGCGCAGTTCGCGCAAGACATTATTGTGATGTACGCCAGCCGTATCGTCGAACGGGCGAGTGTGGAAAAGCTGTTTGCCAATCCCTCGCATCCGTATACACGGGCGTTGCTGCGATCCTTGCCGAAACCTGGCTTGCGAGAAACGCGTCTCGAATCGATTCCGGGAACCGTGCCGTCGCCCTTGGTGTATCCAAAGGGGTGTCACTTCTCAACACGATGTCCGGAAGTTTTAGATTGTTGCGCAGATGAAGAACCGCCGCTCATTGAAATCGAACCGGGTCACGAATCGGTGTGTTGGCTCCATCAACCTGAACGAGCTGGAAAACCCTTGTGA
- a CDS encoding dipeptide ABC transporter ATP-binding protein, whose amino-acid sequence MDSGVSKGTPLLEVNHLKKYFPVRSGLFSKVTASVKAVDDVTFDIMPGETFGLVGESGCGKTTVGRTILRLMEPSDGEAIFEGDNIFAMDSKTLRATRRRMQIIFQDPYSSLNPRMTVGSIVGEPLLVHKLAKGQELTDRVHQLLTRVGLRPDHYARYPHEFSGGQRQRIGIARALALNPKFIVCDEAVSALDVSIQAQIINLLKDLQEEFHLSYLFITHDLNVVQYIASRIAVMYLGKLAEVAPSETLFANAKHPYTQALLSANPLPDPTQKHERILLPGDVPTPLNPPSGCRFHTRCPQVMEHCKTMEPPLIHIGKPEDGHKVWCHLYS is encoded by the coding sequence ATGGATTCTGGAGTTTCCAAGGGCACACCTCTTTTGGAGGTCAATCACCTCAAAAAGTATTTTCCCGTGCGGAGCGGTCTTTTCTCCAAGGTGACAGCCTCGGTGAAGGCCGTGGATGATGTCACCTTTGACATCATGCCGGGGGAAACTTTTGGTTTGGTTGGGGAATCAGGCTGTGGCAAAACCACGGTAGGCCGGACCATTTTGAGACTGATGGAGCCATCAGACGGTGAAGCGATTTTCGAAGGGGACAATATTTTCGCGATGGACTCGAAAACCCTGCGGGCCACGCGCCGTCGAATGCAGATCATTTTCCAAGATCCCTATAGCTCATTGAACCCTCGGATGACGGTAGGATCGATTGTGGGTGAACCCCTGTTGGTGCATAAATTGGCCAAGGGCCAAGAGCTTACCGATCGGGTGCATCAATTGTTAACCCGTGTTGGATTGAGGCCGGACCATTACGCCAGGTATCCGCACGAATTTTCCGGAGGGCAGCGGCAGCGCATAGGGATTGCCAGAGCCTTGGCGTTGAATCCAAAATTTATTGTGTGTGATGAAGCGGTTTCAGCATTGGATGTGTCGATTCAAGCGCAGATAATTAATTTGTTGAAAGATTTGCAGGAGGAATTTCATCTCTCCTATTTATTCATCACGCACGATTTGAACGTGGTGCAATACATCGCGAGCCGTATTGCTGTCATGTATTTGGGAAAGCTGGCGGAAGTGGCGCCTTCTGAAACTTTGTTTGCGAATGCCAAACATCCCTATACGCAGGCCTTGCTTTCCGCGAATCCCTTGCCAGATCCCACTCAAAAACACGAGCGTATCTTGCTGCCTGGAGATGTGCCAACTCCGCTTAATCCTCCATCTGGATGTCGGTTTCACACGAGATGCCCCCAAGTCATGGAGCATTGCAAAACCATGGAACCACCCCTCATTCATATTGGGAAGCCGGAAGATGGTCATAAGGTCTGGTGCCACCTCTATTCGTGA
- a CDS encoding ABC transporter permease, whose protein sequence is MQAFIIRNILQRLLLVFIVSVLAHSVIHLAPGEPSEVDPANPRMKPEDIAKIRAAFHLDDPLHVQYAYWIRDLFSGELKSFKDSQPVLGKIWRRFLNSLPLFICATLLVWTLAFPTGIQAAVYRGAVFDRSTTFIAYTLISVPGFFLSYIVILWVVDMFGVPVIGLKTFGMENAEPLFQSMDRIWHLVIPSLMSAIGGMAILSRYVRSQMLEVIGQDYVRTARAKGAEEDTVIYHHALRNALLPFVTMFGFLLPGLIGGSVIFEQIFAWPGLGRLGYEAILARDFPVILTLNFIAAVLTLAGTLLSDILYAVVDPRIRTGLQGDA, encoded by the coding sequence ATGCAAGCCTTTATCATTCGGAATATTCTTCAGCGGCTTCTTTTGGTGTTTATTGTTTCCGTACTGGCGCATTCTGTGATTCATCTTGCTCCTGGCGAACCCAGCGAAGTGGATCCAGCCAATCCCAGGATGAAGCCAGAAGATATCGCCAAAATTCGAGCGGCGTTTCATCTCGATGATCCGTTGCATGTGCAATATGCCTATTGGATACGGGATTTATTTTCCGGGGAACTGAAATCTTTCAAGGATAGCCAACCCGTCTTAGGAAAAATTTGGCGAAGGTTTCTGAATTCTCTTCCATTGTTTATTTGTGCCACGTTGTTAGTCTGGACGCTAGCTTTTCCCACGGGAATCCAGGCTGCCGTTTATCGCGGGGCGGTGTTCGACCGCTCGACCACCTTTATCGCCTACACGCTGATTTCCGTGCCGGGCTTCTTTTTATCCTACATTGTGATCCTGTGGGTCGTGGATATGTTTGGTGTGCCGGTCATTGGATTGAAAACCTTTGGTATGGAGAATGCTGAACCGTTATTTCAATCCATGGATCGCATTTGGCACTTGGTGATTCCCTCGCTCATGTCTGCCATCGGAGGTATGGCCATTCTTTCTCGATATGTCCGGTCTCAAATGCTGGAAGTGATTGGACAGGACTACGTGCGAACAGCTCGGGCAAAAGGCGCGGAAGAAGACACCGTGATTTATCACCATGCCTTGCGAAATGCCTTGCTGCCGTTTGTGACGATGTTTGGATTTTTGCTTCCAGGTCTGATTGGTGGTTCAGTGATATTTGAACAGATTTTCGCCTGGCCTGGTTTGGGGCGATTGGGTTATGAGGCGATATTAGCGAGAGATTTTCCCGTCATTCTCACCTTGAACTTTATCGCGGCTGTGTTAACGCTGGCTGGAACGTTACTTTCGGATATTTTATATGCGGTCGTTGATCCCAGAATTAGAACTGGGCTTCAAGGAGACGCCTAG
- a CDS encoding MFS transporter produces MNLFTVLAQIMREPIPTSQSPTNARWIILALLLLISIITYIDRVNISITARQMMPALGLTNVQMGQIFSAFVFGYALFQIPGGWMGDRWGARKILTLAVIWWSIFTALTALAPASFLSAVLGIWGSLIVVRFLIGMGEAAALPNFTRAVANWCGPHERGIGMAITISGIGIGSALTPPITAWIMVNYGWQTAFYLAGAIGIVIALIWYWFATDFPQDHPWVNAQEAALIQGKEPSHPTPSPSQAIPWKIFAKTPTVWWLVLSYTCFGYVAYVYMSWFYLYLVEARGFSVLRGAVFASSPFIAMTIFCPLGGWFTDQLSQRFGLNKGRSWIGITGMTLAALSIILGALIDTPFIAIAFLSLGAGWLYFTIGAFWSTPVDLSKSHAGTLSGLMNTGANLGGTLSPTFTPWIANQYGWTVSLGVAAALALIGALAWLKIRPGDGLRE; encoded by the coding sequence ATGAACCTCTTTACAGTCCTCGCACAGATCATGCGTGAACCGATTCCCACCTCACAATCCCCGACCAATGCTCGTTGGATCATCTTAGCGCTTCTCCTCCTAATAAGCATTATTACGTATATCGATCGTGTCAATATTTCTATCACCGCCCGACAAATGATGCCTGCACTGGGTTTGACCAATGTTCAAATGGGTCAAATTTTTTCGGCCTTCGTATTTGGATATGCCTTGTTTCAAATTCCCGGCGGATGGATGGGTGATCGATGGGGAGCACGAAAAATTCTCACCCTGGCCGTTATCTGGTGGTCAATCTTTACAGCACTTACTGCTTTAGCACCAGCTTCATTTCTCTCGGCAGTCTTGGGGATTTGGGGATCGTTGATCGTCGTCCGGTTTTTGATTGGCATGGGCGAAGCCGCCGCTTTGCCAAATTTTACCCGAGCGGTGGCGAATTGGTGTGGCCCCCATGAACGGGGAATCGGGATGGCTATCACCATTAGTGGTATTGGAATCGGCTCCGCGCTCACCCCACCGATCACCGCATGGATCATGGTGAACTACGGTTGGCAGACCGCCTTTTATCTCGCCGGTGCCATAGGCATCGTCATTGCCCTCATCTGGTATTGGTTTGCCACAGATTTCCCCCAAGACCATCCATGGGTCAATGCCCAGGAAGCCGCACTCATCCAAGGCAAAGAGCCCTCGCACCCCACGCCTTCTCCCTCTCAAGCCATCCCGTGGAAAATCTTTGCCAAAACTCCCACCGTATGGTGGCTGGTCTTGAGCTACACCTGCTTTGGATACGTGGCCTATGTATACATGTCGTGGTTTTACTTGTACTTGGTGGAGGCACGAGGCTTTAGCGTGTTGCGGGGTGCGGTTTTCGCCTCGAGCCCGTTCATTGCCATGACCATCTTTTGCCCACTTGGCGGATGGTTCACAGATCAACTGTCTCAGCGATTTGGATTAAATAAAGGACGGTCATGGATTGGAATCACCGGCATGACTCTAGCGGCGCTTTCAATTATTCTTGGAGCGCTCATTGATACACCGTTCATCGCTATCGCCTTTTTATCACTCGGTGCGGGTTGGCTCTATTTCACTATTGGCGCGTTCTGGAGCACCCCCGTCGACCTCTCCAAGTCACATGCCGGGACTTTATCCGGACTCATGAACACTGGAGCTAATCTCGGCGGGACTCTTTCCCCTACATTCACGCCATGGATCGCCAATCAATATGGCTGGACTGTTTCCCTCGGCGTTGCCGCAGCTTTGGCCCTCATCGGTGCATTGGCATGGCTAAAGATTCGGCCGGGGGATGGGTTGAGAGAATAA
- a CDS encoding ABC transporter permease, whose translation MQTIADPTKFRGEELPESETPWQESLRIFKKDRLAVMGAYVLGLLLITAFLGKALTEWVVVFDPEVVRLPEKFLPPLSFSTAEEVPTQDRPLGSIYLLGTDELGRDVFARMLQGSFVSLSIGFIAVGISLVIGIALGGLSGFYGNLKLGMVTVDTLIMRFTDVMLCFPTFFLILTVVALLPPSIYNIMIVIGLTSWMGMARFVRAEFLSLRKQDFVVAATSIGAPENRVIFLHMVPNAIAPVLVSATIGVATAILTESGLSFLGFGVQPPYATWGNILADGKGFIFDAPWLFFIPGLAILIVVLAFNLVGEGLREALNPKLRRR comes from the coding sequence GTGCAAACCATAGCTGACCCAACTAAGTTTCGTGGCGAAGAACTTCCTGAGTCCGAAACGCCATGGCAAGAATCCCTCCGGATATTCAAGAAAGATCGGCTTGCGGTGATGGGAGCCTATGTCTTGGGATTGCTGCTCATCACGGCTTTTTTAGGCAAAGCCCTCACCGAATGGGTGGTGGTGTTTGATCCGGAAGTCGTTCGGCTCCCAGAGAAATTCTTGCCGCCGTTGTCTTTCTCTACTGCCGAAGAAGTCCCAACACAAGATCGGCCCCTGGGTAGCATCTATTTGTTAGGTACTGATGAATTGGGTCGTGACGTCTTCGCGCGAATGTTGCAAGGATCGTTCGTCTCCTTGTCCATCGGCTTTATTGCCGTGGGAATTTCCTTGGTTATCGGCATTGCCTTAGGAGGACTTTCCGGGTTTTATGGAAATCTGAAGTTAGGCATGGTTACCGTGGATACGCTGATCATGCGCTTCACGGATGTGATGTTATGCTTTCCGACGTTTTTCTTGATCCTGACGGTGGTGGCCCTGTTACCGCCAAGTATCTACAACATCATGATCGTGATTGGGCTAACCAGTTGGATGGGCATGGCGCGCTTTGTCCGCGCTGAATTTCTTTCTTTAAGAAAACAAGATTTTGTGGTGGCGGCCACCTCTATCGGCGCTCCAGAAAACCGCGTGATTTTTCTGCACATGGTCCCCAACGCCATTGCGCCGGTGCTGGTCTCGGCGACCATAGGCGTGGCTACGGCGATCCTCACGGAGTCAGGCTTAAGTTTTCTTGGATTCGGGGTGCAACCACCTTATGCCACGTGGGGGAATATCCTAGCGGATGGAAAAGGGTTTATCTTCGATGCACCATGGTTGTTCTTTATTCCCGGTTTAGCGATCTTGATCGTGGTGCTGGCCTTTAATCTAGTTGGCGAAGGCCTTCGAGAAGCACTTAACCCGAAATTGCGGAGACGATAG
- a CDS encoding peroxiredoxin has translation MSEPGSLPRIGDQAPDFQAVTTLDNNLGFSVWQEQHWVVLFSHPADFTPVCSTELMEFARRYDEFKKKKIKLIGISVDSIHSHLAWLENMKEKMGVTIPYPMVADPDMRISQLYGMIHPGASTTATVRALFIIDPKRVIRALIYYPMNAGRNVEEVLRLVTALQTADQYSCATPVNWKEGDKVVAPPPKTVEEVAERLSHPEREVKDFYLTLKDPKA, from the coding sequence ATGTCTGAACCAGGAAGTTTGCCACGGATAGGGGATCAAGCCCCGGATTTTCAAGCCGTGACCACGTTGGATAATAATTTAGGTTTTAGCGTGTGGCAAGAGCAGCACTGGGTAGTGTTGTTTTCTCATCCTGCGGATTTTACCCCGGTGTGTAGCACCGAACTAATGGAATTTGCCCGGCGGTACGATGAGTTCAAAAAAAAGAAAATTAAACTCATCGGAATCAGTGTCGATAGCATCCATTCCCATTTGGCGTGGCTGGAAAATATGAAGGAAAAAATGGGCGTGACCATTCCCTACCCGATGGTGGCCGACCCAGATATGCGAATTTCACAGCTGTATGGCATGATTCATCCTGGTGCCAGTACGACAGCCACAGTTCGAGCCTTGTTTATTATTGACCCCAAGCGCGTTATCCGTGCGCTGATTTACTATCCCATGAATGCCGGTCGCAATGTGGAAGAAGTGTTGCGATTGGTGACTGCGCTACAAACAGCAGATCAATATTCCTGCGCCACTCCGGTAAATTGGAAGGAAGGCGACAAGGTTGTTGCCCCGCCACCCAAGACGGTCGAGGAAGTCGCTGAACGGCTCAGCCATCCCGAACGGGAAGTCAAAGATTTCTACCTGACCCTGAAGGATCCCAAAGCCTGA
- the amrB gene encoding AmmeMemoRadiSam system protein B, which yields MAEPVKDPKMYPALRNIQYSPMKQGEEQYIVLWDPSGLSSEKLIIPLNLFFLFQFLDGEHSLEQVGVEYLKKYGDFLMPDKLDQLIADLDQKLFLEGERYEAAKAAALKAYREAPTRTPQFAGKSYEEDPEKLREQIAEFFASKEGPGSKPSENQGKLIKGLVAPNFELKKAGPLYAWAYKELKEAESPDVFVVIGIGHAGLDEPVAVTDKAFETPLGVVPVNRPILDHLKSKGGPELFAEEIRHQQEQSIEFQLPFLQETVGKEKSISIVPILSSFPPITFLDPELKDFVAKINQFVSLLKEAIVSSGQNVCIIASANLAHIGLRYGDNTAPTDFSFHRCMQTDLEMLKHVENIDAQSFAQFLITEQDKRHVLGFSAIYLLLKLIEAEKGEVLRYDREIVDQFNSTITYASAAFF from the coding sequence ATGGCCGAACCAGTGAAAGATCCGAAAATGTATCCAGCCCTTCGCAATATTCAATATTCGCCAATGAAGCAGGGCGAAGAGCAATACATCGTGCTTTGGGACCCCTCGGGGCTGAGTTCGGAAAAACTTATCATTCCGCTCAATTTATTTTTTCTCTTTCAATTCTTGGATGGTGAACATTCTCTGGAACAGGTTGGTGTCGAATACCTAAAAAAATACGGTGACTTTTTGATGCCGGATAAACTGGATCAACTGATTGCCGACCTCGATCAAAAACTCTTTCTTGAAGGGGAGCGCTATGAGGCCGCCAAGGCCGCTGCGCTCAAAGCCTATCGCGAAGCGCCGACCCGAACTCCCCAGTTTGCAGGCAAGAGCTATGAAGAAGACCCGGAAAAGTTGCGCGAACAAATTGCTGAATTCTTTGCCTCGAAAGAAGGGCCGGGTTCCAAGCCGTCGGAAAATCAGGGAAAGCTCATTAAAGGATTAGTCGCCCCGAATTTTGAATTAAAAAAGGCCGGCCCTCTTTATGCCTGGGCCTACAAAGAACTGAAGGAAGCGGAATCACCTGATGTCTTTGTTGTCATCGGCATCGGCCACGCGGGATTGGATGAGCCCGTGGCCGTTACGGATAAAGCGTTTGAGACTCCATTGGGAGTTGTGCCGGTGAATCGTCCCATATTGGATCATCTTAAATCCAAAGGCGGGCCTGAACTCTTTGCCGAGGAAATTCGGCATCAACAGGAACAAAGCATCGAATTTCAATTACCGTTTCTTCAAGAGACGGTAGGAAAAGAAAAGTCCATCTCCATTGTACCGATCTTATCGTCTTTTCCTCCCATTACCTTTCTTGACCCGGAATTGAAAGACTTCGTTGCGAAAATCAATCAATTTGTGTCGCTGTTAAAAGAGGCAATTGTGTCTTCTGGACAAAACGTCTGCATCATCGCCAGCGCAAATCTCGCACATATCGGTTTACGCTATGGCGATAATACGGCCCCCACCGACTTCTCCTTCCATCGGTGTATGCAAACCGACCTTGAAATGCTCAAGCATGTCGAAAATATTGATGCCCAAAGCTTTGCCCAATTTCTCATCACCGAACAGGACAAGCGCCACGTTCTGGGCTTTTCAGCCATCTATCTCTTGTTGAAACTCATTGAAGCCGAAAAAGGCGAAGTCCTCCGCTACGACCGAGAAATCGTCGATCAATTCAACTCTACTATCACGTATGCCAGCGCCGCGTTCTTTTGA